Proteins encoded together in one Scheffersomyces stipitis CBS 6054 chromosome 5, complete sequence window:
- a CDS encoding predicted protein: MSTVAKEFKPEQIIEQLDQARTLAFSMPDTYPQVLRQILNFVHNPDKSIQKWCVKFLHESFVKNDKLKQHDKIDLALDTLDSLIFLSNVKDIDTFESVIDISSVIYKLVFQYVAENVGCNQVWSKLTELKNSLVNKFQSNYPLEPSDNAEHDMLRNIHTKVELLKFIIIVIDYQSQTNVVNANGDSTPPPDTFSLNKVSSTHALIKYSNMEYESKSLLDLVLKVFSYDILIPPLLSAILNHCVIIMKRKPQYANKILNIIENYDTNTKFQSNYQSVESFKLSKKYVDRALKIFIQHVLRHNLVPSNYQNSLNKKLTMLIDRGNDIRKKNIFNIEEPNIKKRKFEGFLNSAKKIKTIDYKNLYCLNDVDNELNNFDLTTVPQNILVSMVINALGKASVTKLSKALEIIGERYTDAVESNVVAAPTVKKEIKQERQGFDDEDDEDGPTGYDPDSVYTLPPPTELSFQEKKDHISIIIKNFFNLAKNANIVSVEDKDDSKTQNGEINVSKELTKIAIKSWKKDSWIILLTRLATRGMRSADEGKSPDDRANSEISDMIRNAIFDYFLDNIHGRIDLIIEWLNEEWYSEKVFNEEIAIKKTVSSDGLHIQIETPIYNKWAGKVLDAMIPFLEPNDRKIFIRLMSDLPYLNEDLVGRIKSLCLDPVRSKIGFLSLQFLIMYRPPVKQACINILQELSNSDQEDLKEEASKLHAKYK, from the exons ATGTCGACAGTGGCTAAGGAATTCAAGCCAGAGCAGATAATCGAGCAGTTGGACCAGGCCCGGACGTTGGCTTTTTCAATGCCTGACACCTATCCTCAGGTGTTGCGCcaaatcttgaactttGTGCATAACCCTGATAAATCAATTCAGAAGTGGTGTGTCAAGTTTCTCCATGAATCTTTTGTCAAAAACGACAAACTCAAACAACATGACAAAATAGATCTTGCTTTAGATACCCTAGATTcattgattttcttgtcgAATGTCAAAGACATTGACACCTTTGAATCTGTGATAGACATTTCCAGTGTGATATACAAGCTTGTGTTTCAGTATGTAGCAGAAAATGTCGGCTGCAACCAAGTATGGAGTAAACTTACTGAGTTAAAGAATTCGTTGGTCAACAAGTTCCAGTCCAATTATCCCTTGGAGCCATCAGATAATGCCGAACACGATATGTTAAGAAATATACACACGAAGGTAGAATTACTCAAGTTCATCATTATTGTCATAGATTACCAGCTGCAGACCAACGTTGTCAATGCTAACGGTGATTCCACTCCACCTCCAGATACATTTTCGCTCAACAAAGTGAGCTCCACCCATGCATTGATAAAGTACAGTAATATGGAGTACGAATCTAAGAGCTTACTTGACTTAGTCTTGAAAGTATTCTCCTACGATATCTTGATTCCTCCTTTACTATCGGCCATTTTAAACCACTGCGTTATTATCatgaaaagaaaacctCAATACGCAAATAAGATCTTAAACATTATTGAAAACTACGACACGAACACAAAATTCCAATCCAACTACCAATCTGTAGAActgttcaagttgtcaaaAAAGTACGTGGACCGTGCCCTAAAAATCTTCATTCAGCATGTACTTAGACATAACTTGGTTCCATCAAATTACCAGAATTCTTTGAATAAAAAACTAACCATGTTGATAGATCGTGGTAATGAcatcagaaagaagaacattttcaatattgaagagccaaatattaagaagagaaagtttGAAGGATTCTTGAATTCagcaaagaaaatcaaaaccaTTGACTACAAGAATTTGTATTGCTTAAACGATGTCGACAAcgaattgaataatttcGATTTGACCACGGTACCTCAGAATATATTGGTTAGCATGGTGATCAATGCTTTGGGCAAAGCATCAGTAACCAAGTTATCCAAGGCATTGGAAATTATCGGTGAACGTTATACTGATGCAGTGGAAAGCAATGTAGTTGCTGCACCAACagtaaagaaagaaattaAACAGGAACGTCAAGGTTTTGATGACGAGGATGATGAGGATGGACCTACAGGTTATGATCCAGATTCGGTCTACACTTTACCCCCACCAACAGAACTTTCTTTCcaggagaagaaagatcATATCAGCATTATCATAAAgaattttttcaacttggctaaAAATGCAAATATAGTCAGTGTGGAAGACAAAGATGACAGCAAGACTCAAAACGGCGAAATCAATGTAAGCAAAGAGTTGACAAAAATTGCAATCAAGTCATGGAAGAAGGATAGTTGGATTATTCTTTTGACTAGGTTAGCAACTAGAGGCATGAGAAGTGCTGACGAAGGTAAGTCTCCAGATGATAGAGCCAACAGTGAAATAAGTGACATGATTAGGAACGCTATTTTTGACTACTTCTTGGATAACATCCACGGCCGTATAGACTTGATCATTGAGTGGTTAAACGAAGAATGGTACAGCGAGAAGGTATTCAACGAAGAGATTGCAATCAAAAAGA CTGTGAGCTCAGACGGTCTACATATCCAGATTGAGACTCCTATTTACAACAAATGGGCCGGTAAGGTTCTTGATGCCATGATCCCTTTTTTGGAACCAAATGACCGTAAAATCTTCATTCGTTTAATGAGTGACTTGCCTTACTTGAACGAAGATTTGGTTGGAAGAATAAAGTCTTTGTGCTTAGATCCTGTACGGTCTAAAATTGGTTTCCTTTCCTTGCAGTTTCTTATAATGTATCGCCCTCCGGTGAAACAAGCATGCATCAATATTCTACAAGAGCTCAGCAATAGCGAccaagaagatttgaaagaGGAAGCATCCAAATTGCACGCCAAATACAAATAG
- a CDS encoding predicted protein: protein MGLDAEAQIIQDKLDKSTFDLIDVDKFYNTKFSTLMAYLYMWYLMVLSWVLLGADIYTCLCILVYHRWSSAEYQPYAYTYAKWIFTGCIIFEVCLLCVRCVWGIRISSTRNIALVYLNPIARQMYSVKSYNYFCLFNQIKTNSFFRWACLYCNQELDNSLQILVADTPRQVINILTLRFYATGGNYKHSNILRNIKTIATTNLTLAVILSFMCLSLIIFVFFFFMYLYGMILFLPVYFKMHSKSGYWSLRRYCCEIVNDSVRLLVVNNHRSKRELLDRGILDQAAIDRNPLLRGDTATLFANKEFSTDIDEDFKYSARSLDRPGAVHKPLAFNTYIPTPPKSGSIDKKSSYAKVQTRSYETLSLEDRPSHSSSSVAHMAKPYSQSRYVPEN, encoded by the coding sequence ATGGGACTCGATGCGGAGGCCCAGATCATCCAGGATAAGTTGGACAAATCTACTTTCGATCTTATCGATGTTGacaaattctacaatacAAAATTTTCTACTCTCATGGCATATCTCTACATGTGGTACCTCATGGTGCTTTCATGGGTTTTGCTAGGAGCCGATATCTACACCTGTTTGTGTATTCTAGTGTATCACAGATGGTCTTCTGCAGAATATCAACCGTATGCCTATACTTATGCCAAATGGATTTTCACTGGGTGTATCATATTTGAAGTCTGTTTGCTATGTGTTAGATGTGTATGGGGCATCCGTATTTCTAGTACAAGGAACATTGCACTTGTGTATCTCAATCCTATAGCGAGACAGATGTATAGTGTTAAGTCCTACAACTACTTCTGTCTCTTCAACCAAATCAAGACCAacagcttcttcagatGGGCCTGTCTTTATTGTAATCAAGAATTGGATAACTCGTTGCAGATTTTGGTGGCGGATACCCCCAGACAAGTGATTAACATTTTAACACTTCGTTTCTACGCTACAGGAGGCAACTACAAGCATTCCAATATCTTAAGAAACATCAAGACCATCGCCACTACGAATTTGACACTTGCAGTGATTCTTTCGTTTATGTGTTTGTCATTGATTATCTTtgtgttcttcttcttcatgtATCTCTATGGAATGATATTGTTCTTGCCCGTTTACTTCAAGATGCACAGCAAGTCAGGGTACTGGTCGCTCAGAAGATACTGTTGTGAAATTGTCAACGACTCTGTGCGTCTTTTGGTAGTCAATAATCATAGATCAAAGCGTGAATTGTTAGATAGAGGTATCTTAGACCAAGCAGCTATCGATAGAAACCCATTGTTGAGAGGAGACACTGCAACCTTGTTTGCTAACAAGGAATTCTCAACTGATATAGACGAGGACTTTAAGTACTCAGCTCGTTCTTTGGATCGCCCTGGAGCAGTGCACAAGCCTTTGGCCTTCAACACCTACATTCCTACACCTCCTAAATCTGGCAGTATCGACAAAAAGTCTTCGTACGCAAAAGTGCAAACCAGGTCTTACGAAACATTGTCACTTGAGGATAGACCATCACATTCCTCGTCTAGTGTTGCTCATATGGCCAAACCATATTCGCAATCAAGGTACGTTCCAGAGAAT
- a CDS encoding predicted protein, translating into MAVIGAPKGHDRYRDPKTHQMTPALYRVRAPFFWKNTIGLAICTAIPLGVYMYTLHMLSKDEFGDIPIPPISDTELTKLKKEYEASKNQN; encoded by the exons ATGGCTGTTATCGGAGCTCC AAAAGGACATGATCGTTATCGTGATCCCAAAACACATCAGATGACTCCTGCTTTATACAGAGTAAGAGctcctttcttctggaaaaaCACCATTGGATTGGCCATCTGCACTGCTATACCTTTGGGAGTATACATGTACACTTTGCATATGTTAAGTAAGGACGAATTTGGAGATATCCCTATTCCTCCAATCTCTGATACTGAGctcaccaagttgaaaaaggAGTACGAAGCCAGCAAGAACCAGAACTGA
- the UTP13 gene encoding U3 snoRNA associated protein (small nucleolar RNA-associated protein 18 (U3 snoRNA-associated protein 18)) — MPKNRNGEDVVVPPKDDEELYLEKLVFGDADGFEKNLKKTDNLFDYSSDEEDDGSSDKFFHDASSNSSEDEDDLENVQDDDLFFIDDGQKQSENEDEDEDMDVDVQYDEEEEDVSDEEANAWEDSDDEKLNVSLIASDKLKKLRKTTHDTSISGRSYIVRLRNQFEKIYPRPEWIEALESDHQDENEDDSDIEIDREDDEPSGVADNDTNSVLKILSSTQQFVITKQLKLISPNKVSITRLKDANYQKISKSAIQSLSFHHSHPLLMTGGFDRTIRIYHIDGKINSLVTSLHLRNSPISVCHFSPLGANTKDGDKNLVYAAGRRRYMNKWDLNSGEVEKISRMYGHEQHQKSFEYFKISPKGTFIGLTGNSGWCNILNGATGQWVKGFKIEGTIVDFEFSKDESFIVIINTAGEVWEYELTAQDAVLRRWQDDGGIGITKIKLGGPKNRWLAIGTNNGFVNIYDRNTFTESTKRKPFKTVENLVTSISSLAFSPDGQILCIASRAKRDAMRLVHLPSGSVYSNWPTSGTPLGKVTAVAFSPNNEMLAVGNEAGKVTLWRLNHY; from the exons ATGCCCAAGAACCGTAATGGAGAGGATGTGGTAGTGCCGCCCAAGgacgatgaagaattgtacttggagaaattggTGTTTGGCGATGCCGATGGATTTGAGAAGAACTTAAAGAAAACAGACAATCTCTTTGACTACtcttctgatgaagaagacgatggAAGCAGTGACAAATTTTTCCATGATGCTAGCAGTAATTCTTCGGAGGACGAAGATGATTTGGAGAATGTTCAGGATGAtgatttgttcttcattgaCGACGGCCAGAAACAGAGCgaaaatgaagacgaagacgaagatatGGATGTAGATGTACAAtacgacgaagaagaggaagacgtttctgatgaagaagcaaatgCATGGGAAGACAGTGACGACGAGAAATTGAACGTCTCTTTAATTGCTTCGGACAAATTAAaaaagttgagaaagaCTACCCATGACACAAGCATCTCTGGAAGATCATACATAGTTAGATTGAGAAACCAGTTTGAGAAGATATATCCACGTCCCGAATGGATTGAGGCATTAGAAAGTGACCACCAAGACGAAAACGAGGATGACTCAGATATAGAAATAGACCGCGAAGATGACGAGCCTTCTGGAGTTGCAGACAATGATACCAATTCCGTGTTGAAAATATTGTCTTCGACACAGCAATTTGTCATAACTaaacaattgaaattgatttcaCCCAACAAGGTCTCGATAACGAGGTTGAAGGATGCCAACTATCAGAAGATCTCTAAATCAGCGATCCAATCGTTGTCTTTCCATCACAGCCATCCGTTGTTAATGACTGGAGGATTTGACAGAACTATTCGTATCTACCACATCGACGGCAAGATCAACAGTCTTGTGACGTCGTTGCATTTGCGAAACTCTCCAATCAGCGTCTGTCATTTCTCTCCCCTTGGTGCTAATACTAAGGATGGagacaagaacttggtgTATGCTGCTGGTAGAAGACGTTATATGAACAAGTGGGACTTGAACTCTGGGgaagttgaaaagatttcaagaatgtATGGCCACGAACAACACCAGAAGTCTtttgaatacttcaaaaTATCTCCAAAGGGTACCTTTATTGGTTTAACTGGTAATAGCGGATGGTGCAATATTTTGAACGGAGCTACCGGCCAATGGGTCAAGGGTTTCAAGATTGAAGGAACTATTGTGGACTTCGAGTTTTCTAAAGACGAATCATTCATTGTCATTATAAACACTGCTGGCGAAGTATGGGAGTACGAATTGACTGCTCAGGATGCT GTGTTAAGAAGATGGCAAGATGATGGTGGAATTGGCATCACGAAGATAAAATTGGGGGGTCCTAAAAATAGGTGGTTGGCTATTGGAACAAATAATGGTTTCGTGAACATTTATGACCGTAACACATTTACAGAAAGTACCAAACGCAAACCTTTCAAGACGGTAGAAAACTTGGTTACCTCTATCTCATCGCTAGCATTCTCTCCAGACGGACAGATTTTGTGTATAGCATCCAGAGCAAAGAGGGATGCCATGAGATTGGTACATTTACCATCGGGCTCCGTATACTCCAACTGGCCCACTAGCGGTACCCCACTTGGAAAAGTCACTGCTGTAGCATTTTCACCCAATAATGAAATGTTGGCTGTGGGTAACGAAGCAGGAAAGGTGACGCTCTGGAGATTGAACCACTACTAA